A DNA window from Haloferax volcanii DS2 contains the following coding sequences:
- a CDS encoding ABC transporter ATP-binding protein codes for MADVALDAVRKDYDDTTALDGVSLTVSDGEILGVLGPSGCGKTTTLRTVAGFETPTDGTVRFDGEDVTNVPPENRNVGLVFQEYALFDNMTVTENVAFGLKMRGVGKRERRNRAAELLDMLDIDEMGDRDPTTLSGGQQQRVGLARALAIEPNVLLLDEPMTGLDAQLKARLRTEVGALLAELDVTGLYVTHDQAEAMVMCDRVAVLNEGRVEQVGTPREIYESPATEFVSEFVALDAPDLPFVSW; via the coding sequence ATGGCAGACGTGGCACTAGACGCGGTTCGGAAGGACTACGACGACACGACGGCGCTGGACGGCGTTTCGCTCACCGTCTCGGACGGCGAGATTCTGGGCGTCCTCGGCCCCTCGGGGTGCGGGAAGACGACGACCCTGCGAACCGTCGCCGGCTTCGAGACGCCGACCGACGGGACGGTCAGGTTCGACGGCGAGGACGTGACGAACGTCCCCCCGGAGAACCGCAACGTCGGGTTGGTGTTCCAGGAGTACGCCCTGTTCGACAACATGACGGTCACCGAGAACGTCGCGTTCGGGCTGAAGATGCGGGGCGTCGGGAAGCGCGAGCGACGGAACCGGGCCGCAGAACTGCTCGACATGCTCGACATCGACGAGATGGGCGACCGCGACCCGACGACACTCTCCGGCGGCCAACAACAGCGCGTCGGGCTGGCGCGCGCGCTCGCCATCGAGCCGAACGTCCTCCTGTTGGACGAGCCGATGACGGGACTCGACGCCCAACTGAAGGCGCGCCTGCGGACCGAAGTCGGCGCGCTCCTCGCCGAGTTGGACGTCACCGGCCTCTACGTCACCCACGACCAAGCGGAGGCGATGGTGATGTGCGACCGCGTCGCCGTGTTGAACGAGGGTCGCGTCGAACAGGTCGGCACGCCCCGAGAGATCTACGAATCGCCGGCGACCGAGTTCGTCTCGGAGTTCGTCGCGCTCGACGCGCCCGACCTCCCGTTCGTCAGCTGGTGA
- a CDS encoding ABC transporter permease, with product MSDRHAENSSLSTVRALTARVVGAVETVANPVTEREREYRRIVALCAPFAALVLVAGLYPLSEVVRISVSTAQYRSVGFSLDAYATLFGDPYYRRVAFDSLWLTTGTTLVSVGLAVPIAHALEKYDLPGEDLLVTLVSFPISLPGIVAAFMILVLFGNNGVVTAVAAALTGSRPTDLAFAVSVPGLFVAFVYSMVPRATLILRGTYAEVDSAAEEAAQALGATPFETFRYVTLPQIRPGITGALILTFRTGLAIFGTLVVIQTLVVWTLQLSRELGVGYDVQVAGAMATVYFAFTFLFTVLGLRYTSAEVGI from the coding sequence ATGTCCGACCGACACGCCGAGAACAGCTCGCTCTCGACAGTCCGGGCGCTCACGGCGCGAGTCGTCGGCGCGGTCGAGACCGTCGCGAACCCCGTCACCGAACGGGAGCGCGAGTACCGCCGCATCGTCGCGCTGTGCGCGCCGTTTGCCGCGTTGGTGCTCGTCGCGGGGCTGTATCCCCTCTCCGAAGTCGTTCGCATCAGCGTCTCGACCGCCCAGTATCGGTCGGTCGGGTTCTCGCTCGACGCCTACGCGACGCTGTTCGGGGACCCCTATTACCGCCGGGTGGCGTTCGACTCTCTGTGGCTGACCACGGGAACGACGCTCGTCTCGGTCGGGCTCGCCGTCCCCATCGCGCACGCTCTCGAAAAGTACGACCTCCCCGGCGAGGACCTCCTCGTCACGCTCGTCTCGTTTCCCATCAGCCTCCCCGGCATCGTCGCCGCGTTCATGATTCTGGTGCTGTTCGGAAACAACGGCGTCGTCACCGCGGTCGCGGCCGCCCTCACCGGGAGCCGCCCCACCGACCTCGCCTTTGCGGTCAGCGTCCCGGGGCTGTTCGTCGCCTTCGTGTACTCGATGGTGCCGCGCGCGACGCTCATCCTCCGCGGGACGTACGCCGAGGTCGATTCGGCAGCCGAGGAGGCCGCCCAAGCCCTCGGCGCGACGCCGTTCGAGACGTTTCGGTACGTCACGCTTCCGCAGATTCGACCGGGTATCACCGGCGCGCTGATTCTCACGTTCCGGACGGGGCTGGCGATTTTCGGGACGCTCGTCGTCATCCAGACGCTCGTCGTCTGGACGCTCCAACTCTCGCGGGAACTCGGCGTCGGCTACGACGTGCAGGTCGCCGGTGCGATGGCGACCGTCTACTTCGCGTTCACGTTCCTGTTCACCGTCCTCGGACTTCGGTACACCAGCGCGGAGGTCGGCATATGA
- a CDS encoding DUF6498-containing protein, translating to MASPRYDDASPSSLPAGIGFLPVLSANLLPLVGVLWFGWNPETLLAVYALELLLLFPLSGVKALFAGRPPTSSREGGVLNRSESDLVDKRGSVTIHDRLPPVYPRNVPFATAVVGGGAWVGVFLLAPLSEVVSVLDVLARPEAVVSVAALVVGQVGETAAAFLRGDRYAERSPYALVEIPARQAMFLACFLFVVVLGGATVALAAFVLVKLLFEWSGFRADRGGGRLTSWLAGPDSEATREALDVPDGRPAAEIDVDRRAVVAAAVWRAVTTTGPFYVTMAAMVWIGGTAFVAEEASLAVWVGFGLFGLALLGFMLAGDVVEDTLASGWLTYRRFGGRLVAHDRLTGEPQWAAAVGDFRDAEVVAARPTDRYLGTRTIAATVGRGDDETERAFGPVADAERVVEAFDLPVESTTLPPLDRRFVWAAVASVVLTAVGVVTVVVTPLGPSTSWLLALFLFPAFAIVPKGFWKLAHS from the coding sequence ATGGCCTCTCCACGGTACGATGACGCCTCACCGTCGTCTCTCCCCGCCGGCATCGGGTTTCTCCCGGTGCTCTCCGCGAACCTTCTCCCCCTCGTCGGCGTGCTGTGGTTCGGCTGGAACCCCGAAACCCTCCTCGCGGTCTACGCGCTCGAACTGCTGTTGTTGTTCCCGCTTTCGGGCGTGAAAGCGCTGTTCGCCGGCCGACCGCCGACCTCGTCCCGCGAGGGCGGCGTGCTCAACCGGTCCGAAAGCGACCTCGTGGATAAGCGCGGGAGCGTCACTATTCACGACCGACTCCCGCCGGTGTATCCCCGCAACGTCCCCTTCGCGACGGCCGTCGTCGGCGGCGGCGCGTGGGTCGGCGTCTTCCTCCTCGCGCCGCTCTCGGAGGTCGTCTCGGTGCTCGACGTGCTCGCCCGCCCGGAGGCGGTCGTCAGCGTCGCCGCGCTCGTCGTCGGGCAGGTCGGCGAGACGGCGGCCGCGTTCCTCCGCGGCGACCGATACGCGGAGCGCTCGCCGTACGCCCTCGTCGAAATCCCCGCTCGCCAAGCGATGTTCCTCGCGTGCTTCCTGTTCGTCGTCGTCCTCGGCGGCGCGACGGTCGCCCTCGCGGCGTTCGTGCTCGTGAAACTCCTCTTCGAGTGGTCCGGCTTCCGCGCGGACCGGGGCGGCGGCCGGCTCACTAGTTGGCTCGCCGGCCCCGACAGCGAGGCGACCCGCGAGGCGCTCGACGTTCCCGACGGCCGACCCGCGGCCGAAATCGACGTGGACCGCCGTGCGGTCGTCGCGGCCGCGGTCTGGCGCGCGGTCACGACGACGGGTCCGTTCTACGTCACCATGGCCGCGATGGTCTGGATTGGCGGAACCGCCTTCGTCGCCGAGGAAGCCTCGCTCGCGGTCTGGGTCGGATTCGGCCTTTTCGGACTCGCCCTCCTCGGGTTCATGCTCGCCGGCGACGTGGTCGAGGACACGCTCGCGAGCGGGTGGCTGACCTACCGGCGGTTCGGCGGCCGACTCGTCGCTCACGACCGCTTGACCGGCGAACCGCAGTGGGCGGCGGCGGTCGGTGACTTCCGCGACGCCGAGGTCGTGGCGGCCCGTCCCACAGACCGCTATCTCGGAACGCGAACCATCGCGGCGACGGTCGGCCGGGGCGACGACGAGACGGAGCGCGCATTCGGGCCGGTCGCGGACGCCGAGAGAGTCGTCGAGGCGTTCGACCTGCCGGTCGAGTCCACGACGCTCCCGCCGCTCGACCGGCGCTTCGTCTGGGCCGCCGTCGCTTCGGTCGTCCTCACGGCGGTCGGCGTCGTCACCGTGGTGGTCACCCCGCTCGGCCCGTCCACGAGTTGGCTGCTCGCGTTGTTCCTGTTCCCGGCGTTCGCCATCGTTCCCAAGGGGTTCTGGAAGCTCGCGCACTCGTGA
- a CDS encoding LolA family protein, which yields MTRPPLRLNRRTLAAFVLVAVALSAVLWTTGGAIGDASPAVDANVTERYRGIDALTGTQTVEVRADDTVTSRTVADVTLVPETERKRVNFRNAANRQYDRQVSNGSTLWLHETDRDAVTVIELTGPPTESRTAERLQLLVAAAGLTDDAGRPQSIGVSPLPVVPRHAGVAPGADANRSYTVEFVETDTVGGREAYVLDIVPETNRSEAGYRQRLWLDTERFYPLRKQTAWTADGTRRSVTTTYTNVTFDAAVSADTFRPDIDAGTTVERQETPNTSWFRSRADLVARSSISVPEPTVPSAYELVYATRTTGRIDGVGLRYAAGGRELTVAKFNYTLDIDADERDATVGGRPATIDYGPTTSVSWNCDGYGYTVRGTGVETDRLVEVGRSVGCPA from the coding sequence ATGACCCGCCCTCCACTCCGACTCAACCGACGCACGCTCGCCGCGTTCGTGCTCGTCGCCGTCGCGCTCTCCGCGGTCCTCTGGACGACGGGGGGCGCGATAGGCGACGCGAGCCCCGCAGTCGACGCGAACGTGACCGAGCGCTACCGCGGCATCGACGCGCTCACCGGAACACAGACGGTCGAGGTCCGAGCCGACGACACGGTTACGTCTCGGACCGTCGCCGACGTGACGCTCGTCCCGGAGACAGAACGGAAGCGCGTGAACTTCCGGAACGCCGCGAATCGACAGTACGACCGGCAGGTCTCGAACGGGTCGACGCTCTGGCTTCACGAGACAGACAGGGATGCGGTGACCGTCATCGAACTGACGGGGCCGCCGACCGAGTCGCGGACGGCCGAACGGCTCCAACTGCTCGTCGCGGCCGCGGGGCTGACCGACGACGCCGGTCGTCCGCAGTCCATCGGCGTGTCACCGCTCCCCGTCGTACCGCGGCACGCCGGTGTCGCCCCCGGAGCCGACGCGAACCGTAGCTACACCGTCGAGTTCGTCGAGACCGACACCGTCGGCGGGCGCGAGGCGTACGTCCTCGACATCGTACCCGAGACGAACCGGAGCGAGGCGGGCTACCGCCAGCGGTTGTGGCTCGACACCGAGCGGTTCTACCCGCTTCGCAAGCAGACGGCGTGGACGGCCGACGGGACTCGGCGGTCGGTGACGACGACGTACACGAACGTGACGTTCGACGCGGCGGTGTCGGCCGACACGTTCCGCCCGGACATCGACGCCGGCACGACCGTCGAGCGTCAGGAGACGCCGAACACGTCGTGGTTCCGGAGCAGGGCCGACTTGGTGGCGCGGAGTTCGATTTCGGTTCCCGAGCCGACGGTTCCGTCCGCGTACGAACTGGTCTACGCCACGCGGACCACCGGCCGCATCGACGGGGTCGGACTCCGCTACGCCGCCGGCGGCCGCGAACTCACGGTCGCGAAGTTCAACTACACCCTCGACATCGACGCCGACGAGCGCGACGCGACGGTCGGCGGCCGGCCGGCGACTATCGACTACGGACCGACCACCTCGGTGTCGTGGAACTGCGACGGCTACGGGTACACCGTCCGCGGGACCGGCGTCGAGACGGACCGCCTCGTCGAAGTCGGTCGCTCGGTCGGCTGTCCCGCCTGA
- a CDS encoding DUF7521 family protein yields MATLSAVLDWLIVSLALGSTLVGSYVGYQAYRGYRRHDSRTMRALSAGLFLLTAVAFGVAFVGSVLLRQGYIGLQYQQPLTLVTRLFQFCGVVLIAYSLHSRG; encoded by the coding sequence ATGGCGACGCTGTCGGCCGTCCTCGACTGGCTTATCGTCTCGCTCGCCCTCGGGTCGACGCTCGTCGGGAGCTACGTCGGCTATCAGGCCTATCGCGGCTACCGCCGTCACGACAGCCGGACGATGCGGGCGCTGTCCGCGGGCCTGTTCCTCCTCACGGCCGTCGCGTTCGGCGTCGCCTTCGTCGGCTCGGTGCTCCTGCGTCAGGGTTACATCGGCCTCCAGTACCAACAGCCGCTCACGCTCGTCACGCGGCTGTTCCAGTTCTGCGGCGTGGTGCTCATCGCCTACTCGTTACATTCGCGAGGGTAG
- a CDS encoding ABC transporter permease: protein MRPSPSPSLSRRLGRSVVALTLFATVAFLIAPIVLTVVASFAASWTGVLPSGFVTFENWRAVLGLADTIGSQRSMGWSPLFRLPLGGETLTVLVPAELAFSIGLALGGVLINLVVGVPIAYAVARYEFPGREWVNAVSVLPLVPGVILGVAFLRAYPDLSATSFGLIVGYSLLKAPFMVMAVQSEFESMPLRQLEESARSLGASWPRTFLTVIVPNARSGIVSGAIICWALAAAEFNFSYIVWANGTQPLALFLQRHISNSSFTKAAAAVSMFFFIIVAVTLLLQRVGRRGFDIRGS from the coding sequence ATGAGGCCGTCCCCGTCCCCGTCCCTCTCGCGTCGGCTCGGGCGGTCTGTCGTGGCGCTGACCCTGTTCGCGACGGTCGCGTTCCTCATCGCGCCCATCGTCCTCACCGTCGTCGCCTCGTTCGCCGCGAGTTGGACCGGCGTTCTCCCCTCGGGCTTCGTCACCTTCGAGAACTGGCGGGCGGTGCTGGGGCTCGCGGACACGATTGGTTCCCAGCGCAGTATGGGATGGAGCCCGCTGTTCAGGCTCCCGCTCGGCGGCGAGACGCTGACGGTGTTGGTCCCGGCGGAGTTGGCGTTCAGCATCGGGCTGGCGCTCGGCGGCGTCCTCATCAACCTCGTCGTCGGCGTCCCCATCGCGTACGCGGTCGCTCGCTACGAGTTCCCGGGCAGAGAGTGGGTCAACGCCGTCTCGGTGCTCCCGCTCGTGCCGGGCGTCATCCTGGGCGTCGCGTTCCTCCGGGCGTATCCGGACCTCTCGGCGACGAGTTTCGGGCTCATCGTCGGCTACTCCCTGTTGAAAGCGCCGTTCATGGTGATGGCAGTCCAAAGCGAGTTCGAGTCGATGCCGCTCCGGCAACTGGAGGAATCGGCGCGCTCGCTGGGCGCGTCGTGGCCGCGGACGTTCCTGACGGTCATCGTGCCGAACGCCCGCTCGGGCATCGTCTCGGGAGCCATCATCTGCTGGGCGCTCGCGGCCGCGGAGTTCAACTTCTCGTACATCGTCTGGGCGAACGGTACCCAACCGCTCGCGCTCTTCTTGCAGCGACACATCTCGAACAGCTCGTTCACCAAGGCGGCGGCCGCCGTGTCGATGTTCTTTTTCATCATCGTCGCGGTCACCCTCCTCTTGCAGCGGGTCGGTCGCCGCGGCTTCGACATCAGAGGTAGCTAA
- a CDS encoding ArsR/SmtB family transcription factor, giving the protein MSEDPALGDILDLLSDEYARDILAATSTKPMSAQELADECEMSKPTVYRRVERLQAYGLLDEQTEIRTSNNHYSVYTATLSEFSVALDDGSFEASLTRTDDESFPGEGESDTADRFKRMWEDL; this is encoded by the coding sequence GTGAGTGAGGATCCGGCGCTGGGCGATATTCTCGACCTCCTCAGCGACGAGTACGCCCGAGACATCCTCGCAGCGACGAGTACCAAACCAATGTCCGCACAAGAGCTTGCCGACGAGTGTGAGATGTCCAAACCGACGGTCTACCGCCGGGTGGAACGATTACAAGCGTACGGACTCCTCGACGAGCAGACCGAGATTCGAACCAGTAACAACCATTACAGCGTCTACACCGCCACGCTCTCCGAGTTCTCCGTGGCGCTAGACGACGGGTCGTTCGAGGCGTCGCTGACGCGTACCGACGACGAGTCGTTCCCCGGCGAGGGGGAATCCGACACCGCCGACCGCTTCAAACGGATGTGGGAGGACCTCTGA